One window of the Oncorhynchus clarkii lewisi isolate Uvic-CL-2024 chromosome 19, UVic_Ocla_1.0, whole genome shotgun sequence genome contains the following:
- the LOC139374096 gene encoding reticulon-4 receptor-like 2 — translation MDTPTTARSRQCSFMRTCKSGLSLWLVVWLVLGKPGPSAACPHLCVCYPTPMTVSCQAQNFTSVPVGVPYDSQRVFLQNNRITELRVGSFGFGTQVLWLFSNNITWIEAGSFSELRDLEELDLGDNSHLRRLEGGAFRGLEKLQSLHMHRCKLTALPHDLFHKLYSLQFLYLQENQLHFLQDDLFSDLINLSQLFLHGNRIRTLSENVFRGLVNLDRLLLHDNRVRQVNRRAFRDLGRLTMLFLFNNSLAELPGQALRDTQGIEFLRLNGNPWSCGCEALPLWEWFRGARVSSSELLCSSPSPRRGMDLRFLREMDFALCPLPDPGTLAGSTTRTFSTKTRWWFSKHKPQSQTKAVFEKSSETIKAFPFPQGKNNPPIVSSTNVKYELGEEEAALPKLDAEEYWANYGNEDAGTTLRCFELECPPDFDGLPPNSSSTPTSSPSLSLLLALSLLAFSINLHLIFG, via the exons gcgGACTCTCCCTGTGGCTGGTGGTGTGGCTGGTCCTCGGCAAGCCCGGTCCGTCGGCAGCGTGCCCGCATCTATGCGTGTGCTACCCGACTCCCATGACCGTGAGCTGCCAGGCGCAGAACTTCACCTCCGTGCCCGTCGGCGTGCCCTACGACTCGCAGCGTGTGTTCCTACAGAACAACCGAATTACGGAGCTCAGAGTTGGCTCTTTCGGCTTCGGGACTCAG GTCCTGTGGCTGTTCTCCAACAACATCACGTGGATCGAGGCTGGCTCCTTCAGTGAGCTGAGGGATCTAGAGGAGCTGGACCTGGGAGACAACTCTCACCTGCGCAGGCTGGAAGGAGGCGCCTTCAGGGGCCTGGAGAAACTCCAGAGTCTCCACATGCACCGCTGCAAGCTCACCGCCCTGCCCCACGACCTGTTCCACAAGCTGTACAGCCTGCAGTTCCTCTACCTGCAG GAGAACCAGCTCCACTTCCTCCAGGATGACCTCTTCTCTGACCTCATCAACCTGAGCCAGCTTTTCTTGCATGGAAACCGTATCCGTACTCTGTCGGAGAACGTGTTCCGTGGCCTGGTCAACCTGGACCGCCTTCTTCTCCACGACAACCGTGTGCGCCAGGTTAACCGCAGGGCGTTCCGCGACCTCGGACGCCTCACCATGCTCTTCCTGTTCAACAACTCATTGGCTGAGCTCCCCGGCCAGGCTCTCCGTGACACCCAGGGCATCGAGTTCCTCCGTCTCAATGGGAACCCCTGGTCCTGTGGCTGCGAGGCCCTCCCCCTGTGGGAGTGGTTCCGTGGCGCCCGCGTCTCATCGTCCGAGCTGTTGTGTTCCTCCCCGTCCCCCCGCCGCGGGATGGACCTCCGCTTCCTCCGTGAGATGGACTTCGCCCTCTGCCCTCTCCCCGACCCTGGCACCCTGGCCGGCTCCACCACGAGGACCTTCAGCACCAAGACAAGATGGTGGTTCTCCAAGCACAAGCCCCAGTCCCAGACCAAGGCAGTGTTCGAGAAGAGCTCCGAGACCATCAAGGCCTTCCCGTTCCCCCAAGGAAAGAACAACCCACCCATCGTGTCCTCCACCAACGTCAAGTACGAGCTCGGTGAGGAAGAGGCAGCACTACCCAAACTCGACGCTGAGGAGTACTGGGCGAACTATGGGAACGAGGACGCCGGCACCACGCTGCGATGCTTCGAGCTCGAGTGTCCGCCTGACTTCGATGGCCTCCCTCCcaactcctcctccacccccacatcatccccctctctctcactcctcctcgCCCTCTCGCTACTCGCCTTCTCCATCAATCTACACCTCATATTTGGCTGA